The Pseudomonas allokribbensis genome has a window encoding:
- a CDS encoding lipocalin-like domain-containing protein, with amino-acid sequence MRISFVVVFLALLLSGCDNPAPEQKGFAGMGAQAQAFTPVVPGRVFSFPADHGAHDGFRIEWWYVTANLKDAQGNDFGVQWTLFRSALNASPEQPGWANQTIWLGHAAVTSVNVHHAAERYARGGVGQAGVRSAPFEAWIDDWRFVSQASDPLVDMQLSAKDKNFSYQLRLTSSRPLVLQGDHGFSQKSEQGQASYYYSQPFFQASGTLQIDGNTYTVNGPAWLDREWSSQPLTANQTGWDWFSLHLDDGAHVMLYRMRQKEGAPYLTGTWIAADGQTETLHAGQIKLTPQDTAKVAGRSMPVRWSIGIPEKNLQITLDAINPSAWMGLRIPYWEGPVRLSGSQGGQGYLEMTGY; translated from the coding sequence ATGAGGATTAGCTTCGTCGTGGTGTTTCTGGCGTTGTTGCTCAGTGGTTGCGACAACCCGGCACCGGAGCAGAAAGGCTTCGCCGGAATGGGCGCCCAGGCGCAAGCCTTCACACCGGTGGTGCCGGGGCGGGTGTTCAGCTTTCCGGCGGATCACGGCGCCCATGACGGTTTTCGCATCGAGTGGTGGTATGTGACGGCCAATCTCAAGGATGCCCAGGGCAATGATTTCGGCGTGCAGTGGACGTTGTTTCGCAGCGCGTTGAACGCCTCGCCGGAACAACCGGGCTGGGCCAATCAAACGATCTGGCTTGGTCATGCGGCGGTGACGTCGGTCAATGTCCATCACGCCGCCGAGCGTTATGCGCGTGGCGGCGTCGGGCAGGCCGGGGTGCGTTCGGCGCCGTTCGAGGCGTGGATCGATGACTGGCGTTTCGTCAGTCAGGCGAGCGATCCGTTGGTCGACATGCAGCTCAGCGCAAAGGACAAAAACTTCAGCTACCAACTGCGCCTGACCTCCAGCCGCCCGCTGGTGCTGCAAGGCGATCACGGCTTCAGTCAGAAATCCGAACAGGGCCAGGCGTCGTATTACTACAGCCAGCCGTTTTTCCAGGCCAGCGGCACCCTGCAAATCGACGGCAACACCTACACCGTCAACGGCCCGGCCTGGCTCGACCGCGAATGGAGCAGCCAACCGCTGACCGCCAACCAGACCGGGTGGGACTGGTTCTCCCTGCATCTGGACGACGGCGCGCACGTCATGCTCTACCGCATGCGCCAGAAGGAAGGCGCGCCGTACTTGACCGGCACCTGGATTGCCGCCGATGGCCAGACCGAAACGCTGCACGCCGGGCAGATCAAACTGACCCCGCAGGACACCGCGAAGGTTGCTGGCCGTTCGATGCCGGTGCGTTGGTCGATCGGGATTCCGGAAAAGAATCTGCAGATCACCCTCGATGCAATCAACCCCAGCGCCTGGATGGGGCTGCGCATTCCTTACTGGGAAGGGCCGGTGCGGTTGAGCGGCAGTCAGGGCGGGCAGGGTTATCTGGAGATGACCGGGTACTGA
- a CDS encoding glycosyltransferase family 2 protein, whose amino-acid sequence MRAFDFPSAQQPAFSLVLVNYKTPEITRMCLEFLQQYVKDHQIPVWVVDNDSADESLTYLRSLDWINLIERPSPGKEPGHIAHGKALDLALAKVETDYLFLLHTDTFVFDSTVFSMMINECMQSLDTAAVGCVEQLDRGVLRDTWRLSSRYFKHYFRRAKLQLGLRSREPKPYRETHLKSFCTLWNARLIKAHGLHFSMDDRVPGYTLQDRLSSLGYGIKCLSPRTIFRYLDHIQAGTVAAAGGYAKNHRRTTMYQQTLKRIQMQQGMRPAKS is encoded by the coding sequence ATGAGAGCGTTTGATTTCCCCTCGGCACAACAGCCCGCGTTCAGTCTTGTATTGGTCAATTACAAAACCCCGGAAATAACCCGGATGTGCCTGGAGTTTCTCCAGCAATACGTCAAGGATCATCAGATTCCGGTGTGGGTGGTGGACAACGATTCTGCGGACGAAAGTCTGACTTACTTGCGTTCCCTTGACTGGATCAACTTGATCGAGCGCCCCTCGCCGGGTAAGGAACCCGGACATATTGCTCATGGCAAGGCACTTGACCTGGCACTTGCGAAAGTTGAAACCGATTATCTGTTTCTGCTGCACACCGACACTTTCGTGTTCGACAGCACTGTCTTTTCAATGATGATCAACGAGTGTATGCAATCTTTGGATACAGCAGCAGTCGGTTGTGTCGAACAGCTTGATCGGGGTGTTCTAAGAGACACCTGGCGCTTGTCTTCGCGTTATTTCAAACACTATTTCCGGCGGGCAAAACTTCAGTTGGGCCTGCGCTCCCGGGAGCCAAAACCCTACCGGGAAACCCACCTGAAAAGCTTCTGCACCTTGTGGAATGCACGGTTGATCAAGGCGCACGGGCTACATTTTTCGATGGACGACCGGGTCCCGGGATACACGCTGCAGGATCGATTAAGCAGCCTCGGCTACGGCATCAAATGTCTTTCGCCGCGTACGATCTTCCGCTACCTGGATCACATCCAGGCAGGCACCGTGGCCGCCGCCGGTGGCTACGCCAAGAACCACCGCCGCACCACCATGTACCAGCAAACACTCAAGCGTATTCAGATGCAGCAAGGCATGCGACCTGCCAAATCCTGA
- a CDS encoding VanW family protein, with protein MKPLSLYHPALYWLRVWQKRLFRHIAWHCSSKRYARPAATSERLPYRYLKHTSKLIRKLGDSDLALQHNKVINLKLAVAAIDGVTIAPGEYFSFCRLVGRPTRQRGYVEGMELSFGQARTGIGGGICQLSNLIHWMAIHSPLVVIERANHSFDPFPDDGRVLPFGSGAAIFYNYIDLVLHNPTDRSFQLKLKVGETQLEGELLCDRERAYRYHVFELGHRFVREGERVYRENEIWREVREKGQVGALVERERLYGNRVVVKYEVLEGMIEGG; from the coding sequence ATGAAACCACTTTCCCTCTACCACCCGGCCCTCTACTGGCTGCGCGTGTGGCAAAAAAGACTGTTCCGCCACATCGCCTGGCACTGTTCGAGCAAACGCTACGCACGACCTGCCGCGACGTCCGAGCGCTTGCCGTATCGCTACCTCAAACACACCTCCAAACTGATTCGCAAACTCGGCGACTCCGACCTTGCGCTGCAACACAACAAAGTCATCAACCTCAAACTCGCCGTCGCCGCCATCGACGGCGTCACCATCGCCCCTGGCGAATATTTCTCCTTCTGCCGCCTCGTGGGCCGCCCGACCCGCCAACGCGGCTACGTCGAAGGCATGGAACTGTCCTTCGGCCAGGCCCGCACCGGCATCGGCGGCGGCATCTGCCAACTCAGCAACCTCATCCACTGGATGGCCATTCACTCACCCCTGGTCGTCATCGAACGCGCCAACCACAGCTTCGACCCCTTCCCGGACGACGGCCGTGTCCTGCCGTTCGGCTCCGGCGCGGCGATCTTCTACAACTACATCGATCTGGTGCTGCACAACCCGACGGATCGGAGCTTTCAGCTGAAGCTGAAGGTGGGGGAGACGCAACTGGAAGGGGAATTGTTGTGTGATCGGGAACGGGCGTATCGGTATCACGTGTTTGAGTTGGGGCATCGGTTTGTGCGGGAGGGGGAGCGGGTGTATCGGGAGAATGAGATTTGGCGGGAGGTGAGGGAGAAGGGGCAGGTGGGGGCTTTGGTGGAGAGGGAGCGGTTGTATGGGAATCGGGTGGTGGTTAAGTATGAGGTTTTGGAGGGGATGATTGAGGGGGGATAG
- a CDS encoding immunity 22 family protein codes for MEITKTVSIWTAKTGWEPSTLHEIMLPAYSEDRDSLGCEFTNAFSLGFIDNDFIEADTVGNTNSLEIAIEGFSYDSDISSDIKSKNIQPTNQTIDTLIAIYDFTFQGNPPARAIRGKEITFRGTFTYKE; via the coding sequence ATGGAAATAACAAAAACAGTCTCAATCTGGACTGCAAAAACTGGCTGGGAGCCGTCAACACTCCATGAAATAATGTTGCCGGCATATTCAGAAGATAGAGACTCGCTTGGGTGCGAGTTTACAAATGCATTTTCACTTGGCTTTATAGATAATGATTTTATCGAAGCTGACACAGTCGGCAACACCAACTCTCTCGAGATTGCAATTGAAGGCTTTTCTTACGACTCCGATATATCCTCAGACATAAAATCAAAAAATATTCAGCCTACTAATCAAACAATAGACACTCTTATTGCAATATACGACTTCACTTTTCAAGGCAATCCACCAGCCCGCGCAATCCGAGGCAAAGAAATCACTTTCAGAGGCACATTCACATACAAAGAGTAG
- a CDS encoding barstar family protein, giving the protein MIIVLDGLTISSEQEFHKKIAIAFAVTDFYGNNLNALWDLLSTDVERPVDLIWKNSEHSQKNMGDSYNKIINIFERTKQQDVNFGWEEKFNYYLE; this is encoded by the coding sequence ATGATAATTGTACTTGATGGCTTAACCATTTCATCAGAGCAAGAGTTTCATAAAAAAATAGCCATTGCTTTTGCGGTGACAGATTTTTATGGAAACAACCTCAACGCCTTATGGGACCTACTCAGCACCGACGTGGAACGCCCAGTAGATTTAATATGGAAAAATTCTGAACACTCTCAAAAAAACATGGGAGACTCGTACAACAAAATAATTAATATTTTTGAACGCACAAAGCAACAGGATGTGAATTTCGGATGGGAAGAAAAATTTAACTATTATCTAGAGTAA
- a CDS encoding RHS repeat-associated core domain-containing protein, with amino-acid sequence MDRVAFVDNQLNTFKDSLKLYQEQTKTWYANVADKASRAADLPSLLGMERVIKVGDTSKSVSMTDGDFTSNVAQCPLKGPLLIESKFESVYDIPIGDIEVEIVAVEGGAVSKVKLDQQGKASWTGGIPGKFYKIRVHNEVTPAQIDALFNSYSGVTADLEGFLRKEWAGFKPQWSNLSASGTAMAIGNGILEGGWEAIKGVWDGISLVLDILQDPKKFAKDLGAGVQDLIKVAESSPDIMKKAMLLASDEAALFLLVRSAVIWLAGLPPMKMAGDVAKMTTAIVVGIAIDIVIGVVLTIAAEGTGVIYLAARLKKYGELVINAVTSFVKSLFKIINGFMEYVAKYTAVAARGVTAKVRNGVSQLRFDGKKNAKLGKGKVGDDASKQAKSPAEKSAEPASETCTNGCPVSMVTGEELLTLTDGQLDGLLPFEWTRLYRTSAVEIDCGLGYGWSHALAHRIEIVGDEVIWTDHENRSTPFPLPSEQRPAITNSLSRAAIFLGDDPSELVLAQAGKRPSFYHFRFNSKGATLIAISDSYGNRLHVTRDIHGRIKRLDNGAGRALLLRYDRKHIVAVDYQQFLPADNLEDAWNTVQTLVTYTYDAQHRLIEAKNAAGEAERYRYNDQHVILERQLAGGASFFWEWENEGKLARCIHHWANFSQMDARYAWDDKGSVTVTNADGSEEVYTHDDQARLISKIDPDGAEHLKAYNDKGQLVAETDPLGAVTEYRYDDNGLMIAVIPPEDEAITYEYSNGFVSEVHRGKASWKYQRNRQGDVTQQIDPDGNSTFYSYDGQGRLLEIRHPDGSRHQLGWNNLGQLLEERLPDGGQRKYRYDALGRQITRQEESGAITQYQWDTANRLAQIILPGGATRAFTYNAYGNVTAERDELGRVTRYEYADNLHLVSRRINPDGSQLRYRYDNSRLLLTEIENERGEHYQLDYFPNGLIQQETGFDGRRTAYEYDLNGQLLKKTEFGEDGSELVTEYQRDAAGRLLVKTLPDGEEIHYSYDALGRLVNVDDGHWPLAYEYDLQDRLVTEHQGWGTLRYEYDSVGQLKHCRLPDGSKLDYRHQPGGMLSGIDLNGSRLTSHQFSGGREQQRQQGLLLSQYQYDEQGRLQAHSVSQRDKNLFQRRYNYDANGNLAGIDDSRKGNRSYHYDPLDRLISVRGATPESFAHDPAGNLLGQNNEGTANLANVKGNRLMMQGDRHYDYDAYGNLIRERRGTGQKLLTEYRYDCQHRLIGASLPGGSTASYKYDAFGRRIEKTVDGHSIEFLWQGERLIAESGDNRYRTYIYEPGSFRPLAMLDGEGPRMATPFYYQLDHLGTPQELTDYSGEIMWSAKYRAYGNLAALDVSEIDNPLRFQGQYFDAETGLHYNRHRYYNPGTGRFLTPDPIKLAGGLNNYQYVPNPTGWVDPLGLASKECDGPETYDNSAHNAAKYAAMKRDLKTTEAANPVVESLRTTGQLPGNYVTKTQAAQSGWKPGKALNNSVPGGQLGGDVFHNDTNVLPSAPGRTWYEADVGLNNTMSRSNQPGTRLLYSDDGLLYITSDHYDTVSSIGTWK; translated from the coding sequence ATGGATCGCGTTGCCTTTGTTGACAACCAACTGAACACCTTCAAGGACAGTCTGAAGCTGTATCAGGAACAGACCAAGACCTGGTACGCCAACGTCGCCGACAAAGCCAGCCGTGCGGCTGACCTCCCTTCCCTGCTGGGCATGGAACGAGTGATCAAGGTTGGTGACACCAGCAAATCGGTGAGCATGACCGACGGCGACTTCACTTCGAACGTGGCTCAGTGCCCGTTGAAGGGACCGCTGCTGATCGAGAGCAAGTTCGAATCGGTTTATGACATTCCCATCGGCGATATCGAGGTCGAGATCGTCGCTGTGGAAGGTGGAGCAGTCAGCAAGGTCAAACTCGATCAACAAGGCAAAGCAAGCTGGACCGGCGGAATCCCCGGCAAATTCTACAAAATCCGTGTTCACAACGAAGTGACGCCTGCGCAGATCGACGCTCTGTTTAACTCCTATAGCGGCGTAACAGCAGACCTCGAAGGTTTCCTGCGCAAGGAGTGGGCCGGGTTCAAACCACAGTGGTCGAACCTGTCGGCTTCAGGCACTGCGATGGCGATCGGCAACGGCATTCTTGAAGGTGGCTGGGAAGCCATCAAAGGCGTGTGGGATGGCATCAGTCTGGTGCTCGACATTCTGCAAGACCCCAAAAAGTTTGCAAAAGATCTCGGTGCCGGCGTCCAGGACCTGATCAAAGTCGCCGAAAGCTCGCCGGACATCATGAAAAAAGCCATGTTGCTCGCCAGCGACGAGGCCGCTTTGTTCTTGCTTGTACGCAGTGCCGTGATCTGGTTGGCAGGCTTGCCGCCAATGAAGATGGCCGGCGACGTTGCGAAGATGACCACGGCAATTGTCGTCGGTATCGCCATCGACATTGTGATTGGCGTGGTACTGACCATTGCGGCTGAAGGCACAGGTGTTATCTACCTCGCCGCCCGATTGAAGAAATACGGTGAGCTTGTCATCAACGCTGTCACCAGCTTCGTGAAGTCGCTGTTCAAGATCATCAATGGCTTTATGGAGTATGTCGCGAAGTACACCGCTGTTGCGGCGCGTGGGGTGACAGCCAAGGTGAGGAACGGCGTCTCTCAGCTGCGCTTCGACGGGAAAAAGAACGCAAAACTGGGTAAAGGCAAAGTCGGTGACGACGCTTCCAAACAGGCAAAGTCGCCTGCGGAAAAGAGTGCCGAACCGGCCTCGGAAACCTGCACCAACGGATGCCCGGTTTCGATGGTCACCGGCGAAGAGCTGCTGACACTGACAGATGGCCAACTTGACGGCTTGCTGCCGTTTGAATGGACACGCCTGTACAGAACCAGCGCCGTGGAAATCGACTGTGGCTTGGGATACGGCTGGAGTCACGCCCTTGCCCACCGCATCGAAATCGTGGGCGATGAAGTCATCTGGACCGACCACGAAAACCGCTCCACACCGTTCCCGCTTCCAAGCGAGCAACGCCCGGCGATCACCAACAGCCTCTCGCGTGCAGCCATTTTCCTCGGCGATGACCCGTCCGAGCTAGTACTAGCCCAAGCAGGCAAACGCCCATCGTTCTACCACTTCCGCTTCAACAGCAAAGGCGCAACCCTGATCGCCATCAGCGACAGCTATGGCAATCGCCTGCACGTCACACGGGACATCCACGGGCGCATCAAACGCCTCGACAACGGCGCAGGTCGTGCCCTGCTTTTACGCTACGACCGCAAACACATTGTGGCGGTGGACTATCAGCAGTTTCTTCCTGCGGACAATCTTGAGGATGCCTGGAACACAGTCCAGACGCTGGTCACCTACACCTATGACGCGCAACACCGGTTGATCGAAGCAAAGAACGCTGCCGGGGAAGCCGAGCGTTATCGCTACAACGATCAACACGTGATTCTGGAACGGCAGCTGGCCGGCGGCGCGAGCTTCTTCTGGGAGTGGGAGAACGAAGGCAAACTGGCTCGATGCATCCACCACTGGGCAAACTTCTCGCAGATGGACGCGCGCTACGCCTGGGATGACAAAGGCAGCGTGACCGTTACCAACGCCGATGGCAGCGAAGAGGTTTACACCCACGACGACCAGGCGCGACTGATCAGCAAGATCGATCCGGATGGTGCCGAGCACCTCAAGGCCTATAACGACAAAGGCCAATTAGTTGCGGAAACGGATCCTCTTGGCGCCGTGACCGAATACCGGTACGACGACAATGGATTGATGATCGCCGTCATCCCTCCTGAAGATGAGGCCATCACCTACGAATACAGCAACGGTTTCGTCAGCGAGGTTCATCGCGGCAAAGCCAGCTGGAAGTATCAACGCAACAGACAGGGTGACGTCACCCAACAAATCGACCCGGACGGAAATTCGACGTTCTACAGTTACGACGGCCAAGGACGTCTGCTGGAGATCCGTCACCCGGATGGCAGCCGCCACCAACTCGGTTGGAACAACCTCGGTCAACTGCTTGAGGAGCGCTTGCCCGACGGTGGTCAACGCAAATACCGCTACGATGCGTTGGGCCGGCAGATTACTCGGCAAGAGGAATCAGGTGCCATCACCCAATATCAGTGGGATACCGCCAATCGCCTCGCGCAAATTATCTTGCCGGGCGGCGCAACGCGCGCGTTCACCTACAACGCCTACGGCAATGTCACTGCCGAACGCGACGAACTCGGCCGCGTCACCCGTTACGAATATGCCGATAACCTGCACCTTGTCAGCCGTCGCATCAATCCTGACGGCAGCCAGCTGCGTTACCGCTACGACAACTCGCGCCTGTTGCTGACCGAAATCGAAAACGAACGCGGCGAGCATTACCAACTCGACTACTTCCCGAATGGCCTGATCCAGCAGGAAACCGGCTTCGACGGTCGTCGCACCGCATACGAATACGACCTCAACGGCCAGTTGCTGAAAAAAACCGAATTCGGTGAAGACGGTAGCGAGTTGGTAACTGAATACCAACGAGACGCCGCTGGCAGACTGCTGGTGAAGACACTTCCCGACGGCGAAGAAATCCACTACAGCTACGACGCCCTCGGCCGCTTGGTCAACGTCGACGACGGACACTGGCCGCTCGCCTACGAATACGACCTGCAAGATCGCCTCGTCACCGAACACCAGGGCTGGGGCACCTTGCGTTATGAGTACGACAGCGTCGGCCAGCTCAAGCACTGTCGCTTGCCCGATGGCAGCAAACTCGACTACCGCCACCAACCCGGTGGTATGCTCAGCGGCATCGACCTCAACGGTTCGCGCCTGACGTCTCACCAGTTCAGCGGTGGTCGCGAACAGCAACGCCAGCAAGGCTTGCTGCTCAGCCAATATCAATATGACGAACAGGGTCGCTTGCAAGCCCACAGCGTCAGCCAACGCGACAAAAACCTGTTCCAGCGCCGCTACAACTACGACGCAAACGGCAACCTCGCAGGCATCGACGACAGCCGCAAGGGCAACCGCAGCTACCACTACGACCCGCTCGATCGCTTGATCAGCGTTCGTGGCGCGACACCGGAAAGTTTCGCCCACGACCCGGCCGGTAACCTACTCGGCCAGAACAACGAAGGCACAGCCAACCTCGCCAATGTCAAAGGCAACCGCCTGATGATGCAGGGCGACCGCCATTACGATTACGACGCTTATGGCAACCTGATCCGCGAACGCCGTGGCACCGGACAGAAACTCCTCACCGAATACCGCTACGACTGCCAGCATCGACTGATCGGCGCGAGCCTTCCGGGTGGCAGCACCGCGTCCTACAAGTACGATGCTTTCGGTCGCCGCATCGAGAAAACTGTCGATGGCCACAGCATCGAGTTCCTGTGGCAAGGCGAACGCCTGATCGCCGAAAGCGGCGACAATCGTTATCGCACTTACATCTACGAACCCGGCAGCTTCCGCCCGCTGGCCATGCTCGACGGCGAAGGCCCGCGCATGGCAACACCGTTCTATTACCAGCTCGATCATCTGGGCACACCGCAGGAGCTCACCGACTACAGCGGTGAGATCATGTGGTCCGCGAAGTACCGCGCCTACGGCAACCTCGCTGCGCTCGACGTCAGTGAAATCGACAACCCGTTGCGATTCCAGGGTCAGTATTTCGATGCGGAGACAGGCCTACACTACAACCGCCATCGCTACTACAATCCGGGGACTGGACGGTTTCTGACTCCGGATCCGATCAAGCTTGCGGGTGGATTGAATAACTACCAGTACGTGCCTAACCCTACGGGGTGGGTGGATCCGTTGGGATTAGCGAGTAAAGAATGCGATGGACCAGAAACATATGACAACTCGGCTCATAACGCTGCTAAATACGCGGCAATGAAGCGAGACCTAAAAACGACTGAGGCTGCGAACCCTGTAGTTGAAAGCCTACGAACGACGGGACAGCTTCCAGGCAACTATGTCACAAAGACTCAAGCAGCGCAGAGTGGTTGGAAACCGGGAAAAGCACTAAATAATAGCGTTCCTGGTGGTCAGCTAGGTGGTGATGTTTTCCATAATGATACAAACGTACTCCCTTCAGCCCCTGGTCGAACTTGGTATGAAGCTGATGTAGGCCTTAACAATACAATGTCTCGTAGCAACCAACCAGGAACAAGACTACTTTATTCAGACGATGGACTTCTTTATATAACTAGCGACCACTACGACACCGTTAGCTCTATTGGAACCTGGAAGTGA
- a CDS encoding DUF4123 domain-containing protein gives MASEKITPQAWLSAHPLKANERLYLIVSAASDAEALKALYQSEPSVQAIPVWGGTPYSTWQPVMPYVAELKANSAFLPWITETDALDWGWLAVSRSEPNEVFEHLRSLTQVKMPDGTEVFFRFWDGRHIYPILEGLGESAGEVLPVFERYLINGRSLEVGPRVVPKARDWPWWEVPKKLLDQLAKEDHTTLVGNLMQWLEEARPDLYSAWPENNLKLKITRFVRRPDAPNNLKEALINHLILEQG, from the coding sequence GTGGCATCTGAAAAAATCACTCCCCAGGCCTGGCTCTCCGCGCACCCGCTCAAGGCGAACGAACGCCTGTACCTGATCGTCAGCGCCGCCAGCGATGCCGAAGCGCTCAAGGCCTTGTATCAGAGCGAACCGTCCGTCCAGGCCATTCCCGTCTGGGGCGGAACGCCCTACTCCACCTGGCAACCGGTGATGCCTTACGTCGCCGAACTCAAGGCCAACTCGGCCTTCCTGCCCTGGATCACCGAAACCGACGCCCTCGACTGGGGCTGGCTGGCGGTTTCCCGCTCGGAACCCAACGAAGTCTTCGAACACCTGCGCAGCCTGACCCAGGTGAAGATGCCGGACGGGACCGAGGTGTTTTTCCGCTTCTGGGATGGGCGGCATATCTATCCGATTCTTGAAGGGCTGGGTGAGAGCGCTGGGGAGGTGCTGCCGGTGTTTGAGCGGTATCTGATCAATGGCCGCAGCCTGGAAGTCGGGCCGAGGGTGGTGCCGAAGGCGAGGGATTGGCCGTGGTGGGAGGTGCCGAAGAAGCTGTTGGATCAGTTGGCGAAAGAGGATCACACGACGCTGGTCGGCAACTTGATGCAATGGCTCGAAGAAGCGCGCCCGGACCTCTACAGCGCGTGGCCCGAGAATAACCTGAAACTGAAAATCACCCGTTTCGTGCGTCGCCCGGATGCTCCAAACAACCTTAAAGAAGCACTGATAAACCACCTGATTCTGGAGCAAGGCTGA
- the tssI gene encoding type VI secretion system tip protein TssI/VgrG, whose product MFAPANETHFALTVEGLSNDFQVFTLTGREAISQPFVFEVDLVSEQPSLDLETLLHKPAFLQLSPDGSGIHGLIYRAAQGDSGKRLTRYSVTLRPQLAYLAHRINQRIFQNLSVPKIIGKVLEEHGIQGNAYEFQTGSIYPERIYCVQYDESDLHFIQRLCEEEGIHYHFQHSATAHKLVFGDDQTVFHKLAPVAYQQDSGMVASDPVIKRFDLRLETRTSRTTRRDYDFEKPRITLESENRGDALPDLEDYDYPGHFVDRERGKHLAKRALERHRSDFQLAEGKSDQPLLVSGHFLALKEHPKAKWNDLWLLTEVHHEGKQPQVLEESVTSDTTALKDDFHQGYRNRFQATPWDVPNRPPLRHPKPRILGSQSAVVTGPKGQEIHCDEYGRVKVQFHWDREGQADDKTSCWLRVSSAWAGAQYGGIAIPRIGMEVLVTFLEGDPDQPLISGCLYHKENTVPYALPANKTRTTFKTLSSMGGGGFNELRIEDKKGQEQIFLHAQRDWDENIEHDQKIRVGNERHDVVEKNSYSEFKAEEHHTVYADRKVEARANDHLTVGVNQHIKIGTGQFIDAGQEIHLSSGMKVVLEAGAELTLVGGGSFIKIDGGGVTMSGPAININSGGGPGSGTGAAPLMPGVLKQADADKAGAVLTPAQINTLKRNAPFCEECEKCKAGACAI is encoded by the coding sequence ATGTTCGCGCCGGCCAATGAAACTCACTTTGCCCTGACCGTCGAAGGTCTTTCCAACGACTTTCAGGTGTTTACCCTCACCGGTCGGGAAGCCATCAGCCAACCTTTTGTGTTCGAGGTGGATCTGGTCAGTGAGCAGCCGTCGCTGGACCTCGAAACCCTGCTGCACAAGCCGGCCTTTTTGCAGCTGTCGCCCGACGGCAGCGGCATCCACGGCCTGATCTACCGCGCCGCGCAAGGCGATTCCGGCAAGCGCCTGACGCGCTACTCCGTGACCCTGCGCCCGCAACTGGCGTACCTCGCGCACCGGATCAACCAGCGGATCTTCCAGAACCTCAGCGTGCCGAAAATCATCGGCAAGGTCCTCGAAGAACATGGCATCCAGGGCAACGCCTATGAGTTCCAGACCGGTTCGATCTACCCCGAGCGCATCTACTGCGTGCAGTACGACGAATCGGACCTGCATTTCATCCAGCGCCTGTGCGAAGAAGAAGGCATTCACTACCACTTCCAGCACAGCGCCACGGCGCACAAACTGGTGTTCGGCGACGACCAGACGGTGTTCCACAAACTGGCGCCGGTGGCCTATCAGCAGGACTCCGGCATGGTCGCCAGCGACCCGGTGATCAAGCGCTTCGACCTGCGCCTGGAAACCCGTACAAGCCGCACCACCCGCCGCGATTACGACTTCGAAAAACCGCGCATCACCCTCGAAAGCGAAAACCGTGGCGACGCCCTGCCCGACCTCGAGGATTACGACTACCCCGGCCATTTCGTCGACCGAGAGCGCGGCAAACACCTGGCCAAACGCGCCCTCGAACGCCATCGCAGCGACTTCCAGCTCGCCGAAGGCAAGAGCGACCAGCCGCTGCTGGTCAGCGGCCATTTCCTCGCGCTGAAAGAACACCCGAAAGCCAAGTGGAATGACCTGTGGCTGCTCACCGAAGTCCATCACGAAGGCAAGCAGCCGCAAGTGCTGGAAGAGTCGGTGACCAGCGACACCACCGCGCTGAAAGACGATTTCCATCAGGGCTACCGCAACCGCTTCCAGGCCACCCCGTGGGACGTGCCGAACCGCCCGCCCCTGCGCCACCCGAAACCGCGCATCCTCGGCAGCCAGAGCGCCGTGGTCACCGGGCCTAAAGGCCAGGAAATCCACTGCGACGAATACGGCCGCGTCAAAGTCCAGTTCCACTGGGACCGCGAAGGTCAGGCCGACGACAAGACCAGTTGCTGGCTGCGCGTGTCTTCCGCCTGGGCCGGCGCCCAGTACGGCGGCATCGCCATTCCACGCATCGGCATGGAAGTGCTGGTCACCTTCCTCGAAGGTGACCCCGACCAGCCGCTGATCAGTGGCTGCCTGTACCACAAGGAAAACACCGTCCCGTACGCCCTGCCGGCGAACAAGACGCGCACCACTTTCAAGACCCTGAGTTCCATGGGCGGCGGTGGCTTCAACGAACTGCGCATCGAAGACAAGAAAGGCCAGGAACAGATCTTCCTCCACGCCCAGCGCGACTGGGACGAAAACATCGAACACGACCAGAAAATCCGCGTCGGCAACGAACGCCACGACGTCGTGGAAAAGAACAGCTACAGCGAGTTCAAGGCTGAAGAACACCACACGGTTTACGCAGACCGCAAAGTCGAAGCACGGGCCAACGACCACCTGACCGTGGGCGTGAACCAGCACATCAAGATCGGCACCGGACAGTTCATCGACGCCGGGCAGGAAATTCACCTGAGCAGCGGCATGAAGGTCGTGCTGGAGGCTGGGGCTGAACTGACGTTGGTCGGGGGTGGCAGCTTCATCAAGATCGACGGCGGCGGCGTGACCATGAGTGGGCCGGCGATCAACATCAACTCCGGCGGTGGGCCGGGGAGCGGCACCGGTGCGGCGCCGTTGATGCCGGGCGTACTGAAACAGGCCGATGCCGATAAGGCGGGTGCCGTGCTGACGCCGGCGCAGATCAATACCCTCAAGCGTAATGCGCCGTTTTGTGAAGAGTGTGAGAAGTGTAAGGCAGGGGCATGCGCGATCTGA